Proteins from a single region of Amblyomma americanum isolate KBUSLIRL-KWMA chromosome 10, ASM5285725v1, whole genome shotgun sequence:
- the LOC144108112 gene encoding uncharacterized protein LOC144108112, translating to MRSGKETLCPCDCTCAASPWAVQPRIGAVLCTIFSIAIVITFLILVAAILMMPTGDSLPRKEPLINTSVVVHNASDTNSTGSGTPPPSGDKAGKTTEEGDEKITEEPEITGVGV from the exons atgcgcagtggcaagGAAACGCTCTGTCCTTGCGACTGCACATGCGCCGCAAGCCCATGGGCAGTCCA GCCCAGGATCGGGGCCGTGCTCTGCACCATCTTCAGCATCGCCATCGTCATCACATTCTTAATCCTTGTGGCGGCCATCCTTATGATGCCCACGGGAG ATTCTCTCCCGCGGAAGGAGCCGTTGATCAACaccagtgtcgtggtccacaacGCGAGCGACACCAACTCAACGGGCAGTGGTACTCCGCCACCGAGCGGCGACAAAGCCGGAAAAACGACCGAAGAAGGAG ATGAGAAAATTACAGAGGAGCCAGAGATTACAG GCGTGGGCGTGTAA
- the mTTF gene encoding mitochondrial transcription termination factor yields the protein MAACGIVWFRLLVIGRRCPHRFPLSSSVKCLLSSKTTRALEHCWVPEACTVLRCLRLCTQASQQQDRHDPLCSLLGFGNDSEYRAWRREHEQLLSSVPERRMLAVCQWLLDRRIDPSSLRDWSTLLRVSTTTLKRRLAVVEREAESTELSVEAKLTLLTYKESLLSFVSQKWGVCATLKDRVRVLCEALSLSEKEGLLLFAKLPCLLSHEPGRLERMLSFLEECGLSRDALLKDPWVFRHSEALMTSRAERCRALGVPVRTWLLRCPEDVLERHLQLWRASRRALGTHPDTPEYLVDRLHCTHLEELVRRHPRLLSIRPPKLKEVLDLLFSSGYSTEQVCQSPRVLSSSVSKLRRRLQWLAARHAPLPSLYTLGLPEKAFERAFRKLIDDHHYHPEREPLPSPPPQDQAEPE from the exons ATGGCGGCGTGCGGGATTGTTTGGTTTCGTTTGCTCGTCATCGGGCGCCGGTGTCCCCACCGTTTCCCGTTGTCATCTTCAGTAAAGTGCTTACTAAGCTCAAAGACAACCCGTGCGTTGGAGCACTGCTGGGTTCCAGAGGCATGCACGGTATTGCGCTGCCTGCGATTGTGCACGCAAGCTTCGCAACAACAAGATCGCCATGACCCGTTGTGTTCACTGCTGGGCTTCGGGAACGACTCCGAGTACCGCGCTTGGCGTCGCGAACACGAACAGCTGTTGTCCAGCGTGCCCGAACGGCGGATGCTGGCGGTCTGCCAATGGCTGCTGGACAGGCGCATCGACCCGAGCTCTCTGCGCGACTGGTCTACTCTGCTCAGGGTCTCGACAACAACACTGAAACGACGTTTGGCCGTCGTCGAACGAGAG GCGGAAAGCACAGAGCTGAGTGTGGAGGCCAAGTTGACGCTGCTGACATATAAGGAGTCCCTACTGTCCTTTGTGTCCCAAAAATGGGGTGTGTGCGCAACACTGAAAGACCGTGTGCGTGTACTGTGTGAAGCCCTGTCCCTTTCCGAGAAAGAAGGCTTGCTGCTTTTTGCAAAGCTGCCCTGTCTACTCAGCCACGAACCTGGCCGTCTTGAGCGGATGCTGAGTTTCCTGGAGGAGTGTGGACTTTCCCGGGACGCTTTGCTCAAG GACCCTTGGGTGTTCCGGCACAGTGAGGCCCTGATGACGTCAAGGGCGGAACGTTGTCGTGCTCTGGGCGTGCCGGTGCGCACGTGGCTGCTTCGGTGCCCCGAGGACGTGCTTGAGCGCCACCTGCAGCTATGGAGAGCCTCAAGGCGGGCACTGGGCACCCACCCGGACACGCCCGAGTACCTGGTCGACAGGCTGCACTGCACCCACCTCGAGGAGTTGGTGCGCCGCCATCCACGCCTGCTCAGCATCCGACCACCAAAGCTCAAGGAG GTACTGGACCTGCTGTTCTCCAGCGGCTACAGCACCGAGCAGGTGTGCCAGTCCCCGCGCGTGCTCAGTTCGAGCGTCAGCAAGCTGCGCCGGCGACTGCAGTGGCTGGCCGCCCGCCATGCGCCGCTACCGTCGCTCTACACGCTCGGCCTGCCTGAGAAGGCCTTCGAGCGTGCCTTCCGCAAGCTCATTGACGACCACCACTATCACCCTGAACGGGAGCCGTTGCCCTCGCCCCCGCCCCAAGACCAAGCTGAACCTGAATAA